One Nicotiana tomentosiformis chromosome 4, ASM39032v3, whole genome shotgun sequence genomic window carries:
- the LOC138910051 gene encoding uncharacterized protein, giving the protein MSNLSKLEFVALDITGKNYLSWILDAEIHLDAKGLGNTIIQGNEASNQDKAKAMIFLHHHLHEGLKTEYLTVKDSLELRINLKDRYDHLKLMENNKGSQINPSKGKISMCHRCGMKGHWAHICRTPDHFVKLYQASLTKKENNVEAHLTFQNNDDKAGPSNKYDSEAHLAYKDDDFGGLTNITHLEAGDFFEDID; this is encoded by the exons ATGTCAAACTTGTCAAAGCTTGAATTCGTGGCACTAGACATTACCGGGAAGAATTATTTATCATGGatccttgatgctgaaattcaccttGACGCTAAAGGTCTTGGAAATACTATTATACAAGGAAATGAAGCATCAAATCAGGATAAAGCGAAGGCCATGATTTTCCTTCATCATCATCTACATGAAGGGTTAAAAACTGAATATTTAACCGTAAAAGATTCACTTGAATTACGGATTAATTTGAAGGATCGATATGACCACCTAAAACTTATG gagaacaataagggttctcaaattAATCCTTCAAAAGGTAAAATTAGTATGTGTCACCGATGTGGTATGAAAGGTCATTGGGCACACATTTGTCGTACGCCAGATcattttgtcaaactttatcaagcctcccttacaaagaaagaaaataatgtgGAGGCACACTTGACCTTTCAAAATAATGATGATAAAGCAGGTCCCTCAAACAAATATGATTCTGAGGCACATCTTGCATAtaaagatgatgattttggaggcctaacaaatattactcatttagaagctgGAGATTTCTTTGAGGATATTGACTGA